The genomic window AATCATCATCGTAATCGGCAAATTATAAGCCGTATAGGTTAAAACGATTGCCCAAGGATTATCAATAATCCCGGCATCTAGAAACATACTAAACAATGGAATGAGCGACGAATGAATGGGAATCATTAACCCGATCATAAACAGCCCAAGAACGAGCTTATTTAGCTTCCAATGCATTCTCGTAATAACGAACACGGCCATACTGGCAAAAAGTAGTGTAAAGAAAATCGATACTGTCGTAATCCAGACACTATTAAAAAAGTAATTACCAATACCCGCTTCCCAGACGCTGTAGTAATTTTCCCATTTAATCGCTTGCGGTAGCGCAAATGGATTCCCTGCAAAAATTTCACGGTTGTCTTTTAAAGAAAAGAGAAACAGCCACACAATAGGGAACACTTGAATGATGGCTACGATACTCAAGCTCCCATATAACAGGAAGTAACCGAGTTTTTTCATACAATCACCTCGTTAATATTGGATATCTTCTTTATTCGCAGTTAATCTGCGAACGATATAGGTGACGATTAAGGTAATAACTAGAAGAGCAAAACCGACTGCACTACCGTAGCCAAAGTTATAGCTGCCAAAAGCGAGTTTATACATATAAGAAGCCATCACTTCGCTTGCTCCGTTAGGTCCTCCGCCAGTCATGACGAAAATTAAATCAAAGTATTTTAGTGAGCCTACAACGGCTAGAACGATTGTGACTTTAATCACACCCATAATTAATGGAAGCTTAATTCGAAGCGCAATTTGCAACGGACTCGCGCCATCGATCTTTGCTGCTTCAATAATGGTTTCTGGTATCCCCTTTAAAGCTGCATAATAAATCAGAATATAAAATCCAGCGTACTGCCAAAGTATCGGAATAAAGATGGAATAAAGAACAATCGATGGATCCGCAAGCCATAGCGGTGGATTTTCCACTCCGATCCAGCCCAACATGGTATTGAGCATTCCGTTTGAAGGGTTATAAATCTTAATCCATAGCTGAGCAATCGCCACGGAAGATAGAAGCATCGGAATTAAATACACTTTACGGAATACATTGGCACCTTTAATTTTTGACGCTAGTATAAGCGAGACGGCTAGGTAGAGAAGTAAACTTAAAGTTGAAAACAATGCTAGCAAAAACGAGTGACCGGCACTCTGCCAAAAAGTAGCATCTTGTACAACGTTTATGTAGTTGTCAAGACCAATAAAACTCATTGCGCCTATCCCATCCCAGCTCATTAAGCCATAATAGCCAGTCAAAAGAAGTGGGATAAAGATTAATACCGTCAGTAACAATAGGGCTGGAAGAAGGTAGAGGGTTATAAACCACTTATTCGACATCACTTTGTTCATTTCACACACCCCCAATTTCAAGAAATGAAAAGGGCTCTTCTTTATTAAAAAAGCCCTTTTGTTCGAAACGATGGATCATGTACGTGTACTATTCATCTGCTAAAGCGTTTTCATTTGCTTCTGCAAATTCTTCAGGTGTTATTTCTAATCCGAATAAGGACTGAATCAAATCAAGATGTGTTTGGGCTGTCGCTGCTGACATTTGAACATCTGCATAAAGGGTTAAATTCGTCGCTTCATTCAAGTCATTTAAAACATCTACATACATGTCAGGTAAGTCTAGAGCATCACTGTCTACTGTTGTTGCAGGAAGTACGCCAGCTTCAGAAACCGCTCGCTCTCCCCATTGCTCTACAAAATACGTAGCAAACTGCTTCGATTCTTCTTTTACATCTGAGTCTTCACTGATAAATAAACCAACACCAGGTCCACCAACATAGCTCTTTGCATCGCCAGAACCATCTACAGTCGGAAACGTAAAATACCCGACACTGTCTCTAAATTCCTGAGGAATGTCTTCATTTGTTGTAAAATTCGGTAAATCCCACGTCGCAATCATGTACATAGCTGCTTGCTCGTTCATAAACATGCTCTTCGCTTCTTCATCTGCTAATCCGTTAAACCCACTCACAAACGAATCATTCTCGACCATTTCTTGGATTTTTGCCGCCGCTTCAACGAGGGCTTCATCTTCAAACGAACCAGAACGATCAATGGCACTCGTTAAGGTTTCACTACCGCCAATTCGATCTGCAAAGTACATATACCACATGGATCCGGTCCAGCGATCGCCATTCCCTAAAGCAATAGGATTGACATTCTCTTCCTTCAAGGTGTTGATCACTTGTTCAAATTCTTCATACGTTTCAGGCACTTCTAACTGGTAGTCATCAAAAATGGATTTATTGTAGTAAATGTATACTGTGTTTAATTCAAGCGGTAAACCGTATGTTTCTCCTTCTTTTTCATAGGCTTCAAGTGTCCCTGCAACAAACTCTTCTCTTAGTCCGTCTTCCAATAAATCATCTAACGGCGCAAATTTATTCCCCTCCACAAAGGGGTCTAAATAACCTGCTGCCCACGTCATTCCAACATCCGGAAGACTATTGGAAGCAGATAAGATCGTAATTTGATCTTTGTACTGCTCGTTACTTAGTACTTGCATATCAACAGAAATACCGCTCTCTTCCTCAAAATCAGCTACGATCTCATTGACAATACGATGGTGTTCAGCGGAACTCCCTTGTGGCCATA from Shouchella hunanensis includes these protein-coding regions:
- a CDS encoding carbohydrate ABC transporter permease, giving the protein MNKVMSNKWFITLYLLPALLLLTVLIFIPLLLTGYYGLMSWDGIGAMSFIGLDNYINVVQDATFWQSAGHSFLLALFSTLSLLLYLAVSLILASKIKGANVFRKVYLIPMLLSSVAIAQLWIKIYNPSNGMLNTMLGWIGVENPPLWLADPSIVLYSIFIPILWQYAGFYILIYYAALKGIPETIIEAAKIDGASPLQIALRIKLPLIMGVIKVTIVLAVVGSLKYFDLIFVMTGGGPNGASEVMASYMYKLAFGSYNFGYGSAVGFALLVITLIVTYIVRRLTANKEDIQY
- a CDS encoding carbohydrate ABC transporter permease; its protein translation is MKKLGYFLLYGSLSIVAIIQVFPIVWLFLFSLKDNREIFAGNPFALPQAIKWENYYSVWEAGIGNYFFNSVWITTVSIFFTLLFASMAVFVITRMHWKLNKLVLGLFMIGLMIPIHSSLIPLFSMFLDAGIIDNPWAIVLTYTAYNLPITMMILLGFYYTIPKEIEEAAIIDGASLHRLFFTIILPLTIPVLSTTAIINMIYNWNEFVFANTFISSDRYKTLTVGIQNFVGQYMTDWGAIGATLVISVLPILIAFFFFSNKIVEGISSSAVKG
- a CDS encoding extracellular solute-binding protein, giving the protein MNKKKAITLMSTCSLVSLLAVGCSNGSGGEASNGGAETIEFMHLWPQGSSAEHHRIVNEIVADFEEESGISVDMQVLSNEQYKDQITILSASNSLPDVGMTWAAGYLDPFVEGNKFAPLDDLLEDGLREEFVAGTLEAYEKEGETYGLPLELNTVYIYYNKSIFDDYQLEVPETYEEFEQVINTLKEENVNPIALGNGDRWTGSMWYMYFADRIGGSETLTSAIDRSGSFEDEALVEAAAKIQEMVENDSFVSGFNGLADEEAKSMFMNEQAAMYMIATWDLPNFTTNEDIPQEFRDSVGYFTFPTVDGSGDAKSYVGGPGVGLFISEDSDVKEESKQFATYFVEQWGERAVSEAGVLPATTVDSDALDLPDMYVDVLNDLNEATNLTLYADVQMSAATAQTHLDLIQSLFGLEITPEEFAEANENALADE